The Streptococcus sp. DTU_2020_1001019_1_SI_AUS_MUR_006 sequence AATCCAATTATTGGCACTTGAAAACGAAAATGCCGTTCTAGTAACAGGTGGATTTGAAGTTCACGAAGATGTTTTAGAATCTGCCAATAAGAAAAATATCCCAGTTTTACGTAGTAAACACGACACATTCACGATTGCGACCATGATTAACCGAGCCTTGTCAAATGTTCAGATTAAGACAGACATTTTGACGGTTGAAAAAATCTATCGTACTAGTCATGAATATGGATTTCTACAGGAAACGGATACTGTCAAAGATTATCTAGACTTGGTTCGTAAGAATAGAACGAGCCGTTTCCCTGTTATTAATCAGCATCAGGTTGTTGTTGGTGTAGTTACTATGCGTGATGCTGGGGATAAATCACCTGGTACAACGATAGATAAGGTCATGACAAGGACAGTCTACATGACTGGTTTAGCTACGAATATCGCTAACGTTAGCCAGAGAATGATTGCTGAAGACTTTGAAATGGTGCCTGTTGTTCGTAGCAATCAAACCTTACTTGGTGTTATTACTAGACGGGATGTCATGGAAAAGATGAGCCGCTCTCAAGTTTCAGCATTACCAACATTTTCAGAACAGGTTGGTCAGAAGTTATCTTACCACCATGATGAAGTCGTCATTACGGTTGAACCATTTATGTTGGAAAAAAATGGAGTCCTTGCAAATGGAGTTCTTTCAGAAATTTTGACCCATATGACGCAGGATCTGGTCGTGAATAGCGGACGTAATCTCATCATTGAACAGATGTTGATTTACTTTTTACAGGCTGTTCAGATTGATGATATCTTGCGAATTCAGGCTAGAATTATTCATCATACGAGAAGGTCAGCTATTATTGACTATGACATTTATATCAATCATCAAATCGTATCAAAAGCAAATGTTACTGTAAAAATTAATTAGAAACTAGGAGAAAACATGATTACATTAAAATCAGCTAGAGAAATCGAAGCAATGGATAAGGCTGGCGATTTTCTTGCCAGTATTCACATCGGTTTGCGTGACATCATCAAACCAGGTGTAGATATGTGGGAAGTAGAAGAATATGTGCGTCGTCGTTGTAAAGAAGAAAATTTCCTCCCTCTTCAAATTGGTGTTGATGGGGCAATGATGGATTATCCATACGCAACTTGTTGTTCGCTTAATGACGAAGTAGCCCATGCTTTTCCACGCCACTATATTTTGAAGGAAGGCGATTTGCTGAAGGTAGATATGGTTCTTGGTGGGCCAATCGCTAAGTCTGACCTCAATGTTTCTAAACTAAATTTTAACAACGTTGAGCAGATGAAAAAATATACTCAAAACTTTACGGGCGGCTTGGCAGATTCTTGTTGGGCTTACGCTGTTGGAAAACCATCAGAAGAAATTAAAAACTTGATGGATGTTACCAAAGAAGCTATGTATAAGGGAATTGAGCAGGCTGTTGTAGGAAATCGTATTGGAGATATTGGAGCTGCTATTCAGGAATATGCTGAAAGTCGTGGTTACGGAGTTGTTCGTGATCTTGTAGGACACGGAGTTGGTCCAACTATGCATGAAGAACCAATGGTGCCTAACTATGGTATCGCAGGTCGTGGTCTCCGCCTTCGTGAAGGCATGGTCTTAACCATTGAGCCTATGATCAATACAGGTGATTGGGAAATCGATACAGATATGAAAACAGGCTGGGCACATAAAACTATCGACGGTGGTCTATCATGTCAGTACGAGCATCAGTTTGTTATTACAAAAGATGGGCCTGTAATTTTGACAAGTCAAGGTGAAGAGGGAACTTATTAATCAAAAAAGGAGCTGAGCTCCTTTTTTTGATTCTCTCAAGTTGAAAATAAATTTACGTAGCAGATATCTTACAAACGTTTTCTTTTATAGTAAAATAAAAGATGACTATATGAAAGAAGGTTCTTAATTGGAAAGTATTTTATTTTTTATTTCTGTCTTTATAGCTGGGGTCTTGTCATTCTTTTCTCCCTGTATCTTTCCCTTGTTACCAGTCTACGCAGGTGTTCTGCTAGATGATCAAGAGGAGTCAAAGACATTTCGTTTTTTGGGTAAAGATGTTGCCTGGTCAGGATTGATTCGTACCCTCTGTTTTATTGCGGGTATCTCTCTCATTTTCTTTATTCTTGGATTTGGAGCAGGATTCCTTGGGAATTTACTTTATGCTGACTGGTTCCGTTATGTCATGGGAATCATGATTATTATACTGGGATTGCATCAGATGGAAATTCTTCATCTACAAAAATTAGAGGTACAAAAAACAGTAACATTTAATCAAAAACAGTCTAGCAAATATTTGTCGGCCTTTTTACTGGGTATCAGCTTCAGCTTTGGCTGGACTCCATGTATAGGTCCAGTTTTAAGTTCTGTTTTAGCACTGGCTGCCTCAGGAGGAAATGGAGCTCTTCAGGGGGCCTTATTAACCCTCATTTACACTCTCGGAATGGCACTTCCATTTTTAGTTCTGGCCTTGGCGTCAGGTCTTGTCATGCCTTATTTTAGTAGAATCAAATCCCACATACTTTTATTGAAGAAAATTGGTGGTTTATTGATCGTTCTCATGGGAATTTTATTAATGTTGGGACAGTTAAATGTTTTATCTGGAATATTAGGATAAAAGGAGTTATCTATGAAAAAAATTATCTATTTTGGACTTAGTTTCTTGTCTCTCTTTCTTCTGATTGCTTGTGGCAAGGAAGAGAAAAAATCAAGTCAAGAAAATCCAACGACTAAGACACAGCAGCAAACAACTGTGAAGCAAGTAGCAATTGGAGCAGAAGCACCTGATTTCACCCTTCAATCTATGGATGGAAAAGAAGTGAAATTATCTGATTTTAAAGGTAAAAAAGTTTATCTTAAATTTTGGGCATCTTGGTGTGGACCATGCAAGAAGAGTATGCCAGAATTGATGGAGCTTGCTGCTAAGGAAGATCGTGGTTTCGAAATTTTATCTGTCATTGCGCCAGGGCTTCAAGGTGAAAAAACTGTAGATCAATTTCCAAAGTGGTTTGAAGAACAAGGTTATAAAGATATCCCCGTTTTATATGATACAAAAGGAGCTGTTTTTCAAGCCTATCAAATTCGAAGTATCCCTACAGAGTATCTAATTGATTCACAGGGTAAAATTGCTAAGATTCAATTAGGTGCGATTAGTAACGCAGATGCAGAAGCAGCTTTTGCTCAAATGAAATAAAGTAATGAAATATAAAAATGTCTAGACAAATCGTCTAGACATTTTTTCTAACTTAAATTAGTTTTTTGAAGCTGCTTGGAATTCAGGGTTTTTCCAAGCTTCATCAATAATAGCTTGTAATTCTTTAGCTGAAGCTTGCATTTTTTGAGTTTCAGCATCGTTCAATGGGATGTTAACTGGACGAACGATACCGTGTGCACCAACGATAGCTGGTTGACCGATAAAGACGTTTTCAACTCCGTATTGACCTTCTTGGAATACTGAAAGTGGAAGAACAGCATTTTCATCATCAAGGATAGCTTTTGTAATACGAGCAAGGGCTACTGCGATACCATAGTATGTTGCACCTTTTTTGTTGATGATTGAGTAAGCAGCATCACGAACTGAGATGAAGAGTTCTACAAGGTCAGCTTCATCCAAGTCACGGTTAGCTTGCAACCATTGTTCCAATTTTACACCGGCAACGTTAGCGTGTGACCAAACAGCAAACTCAGAGTCACCGTGTTCACCCATGATGTAGGCGTGAACTGAACGAGCATCAACGCCGATTTTTTCAGCAAGTGCTTGACGGAAACGAGCTGAGTCAAGTGAAGTACCTGAACCGATAACACGTTCTTTAGGGAAACCTGAGAATTTCCAAGTTGAGTAAGTCAAAACGTCAACTGGGTTAGCTGCAACAAGGAAGATACCGTCGAAACCAGAAGCAACAACTTGTTCAACGATTGATTTGTTGATAGCAAGGTTTTTACCAACAAGGTCAAGACGAGTTTCACCTGGTTTTTGTGGAGCACCAGCAGTGATAACTACAAGGTCAGCGTCCGCACAATCTTCATACTTAGCTGCATAAATTTTCTTAGGTGAAGTAAAAGCAAGCGCGTGGCTAAGGTCTTCAGCATCACCAACAGCTTTTTCAAACAATTGAGGAATTTCAATGATACCAAGTTCTTGTGCAATTCCTTGGTTAACAAGAGCAAAAGCGTATGATGATCCTACGGCACCGTCACCGACAAGGATAACTTTTTTGTGTTGTTTAGTTAATGTCATTTGTCTAAACATCTCCTTCATTTTTTAAGGGCTTCCCCTGTTTAGTTTCATTCTATCACTTTTAAATAGCTTTGTCACGGATATAACATCCACTTAGCCATGTAAACGTTTTAGTCGGATTGGAAGACTGAAATCTAGGTCAAACTATGGTATAATATATCTAGTTACTAATAGTGAAATGAGGCATTTGTTAATGCAAGATAAAAATTTAGTGAATGTCAATCTGACAAAGGAGATGAAGACCAGCTTTATCGACTACGCCATGAGTGTTATCGTATCGCGGGCCCTTCCTGATGTTCGAGATGGGTTGAAACCAGTTCATCGCCGCATTCTATACGGTATGAACGAATTGGGTGTGACACCAGATAAACCTCATAAGAAATCTGCCCGTATTACAGGGGATGTCATGGGTAAATACCACCCACACGGTGACTCATCTATCTACGAAGCTATGGTTCGTATGGCGCAATGGTGGAGTTACCGTTACATGCTTGTAGATGGGCATGGGAACTTTGGTTCCATGGATGGTGATGGTGCTGCCGCGCAACGTTATACCGAAGCACGTATGAGTAAGATTGCTCTTGAAATGCTTCGTGACATCAATAAAAATACCGTTGATTTTGTTGATAACTATGATGCCAATGAACGTGAACCTGTTGTTTTACCAGCTCGTTTTCCAAATCTTTTGGTCAATGGAGCTACAGGTATCGCTGTTGGTATGGCGACCAATATTCCACCACATAACTTGGGTGAAACCATTGATGCGGTTAAGTTGGTTATGGATAATCCAGAAGTTACAACCAAGGAATTAATGGAAGTTCTTCCAGGTCCAGACTTCCCAACTGGTGCCCTTGTTATGGGGAAATCAGGTATTCATAAGGCCTACGAAACTGGTAAAGGATCGATTGTGCTTCGTTCTCGTACTGAAATCGAAGAAACTAAGACTGGTCGCGAACGTATCGTTGTAACAGAATTTCCATACATGGTTAATAAGACCAAAGTCCATGAACATATTGTGCGTTTAGTTCAAGAAAAACGTATCGAAGGTATTACAGCTGTTCGTGACGAATCTAACCGTGAGGGTGTTCGCTTTGTTATCGAAGTGAAGCGTGATGCTTCTGCCAATGTTATCTTGAACAACTTGTTCAAGATGACTCAAATGCAAACTAGCTTTGGATTTAACATGCTAGCTATCCAGAATGGTGTACCAAAGATTCTCTCACTTCGTCAAATCTTGGATGCTTATATTGAGCACCAAAAAGAAGTGGTGACTCGTCGTACTCAATTTGACAAAGAGAAAGCTGAAGCGCGTGCCCACATCTTAGAAGGTTTGTTGATTGCTCTGGACCATATTGATGAAGTTATTCGCATTATTCGTGCCAGTGAAACGGATGCAGAAGCCCAAGCTGAATTGATGAGCAAGTTCAAACTATCTGAACGTCAAAGTCAGGCAATTCTTGATATGCGTCTCCGTCGATTGACAGGTTTGGAACGTGACAAGATTCAGTCAGAGTATGATGAGCTTATTGCCTTGATTGCTGACTTGGCAGACATTCTTGCAAAACCAGAACGTGTAGCGCAAATCATCAAGGAAGAATTGGATGAGGTCAAACGTAAGTTTGGCGATCCACGTCGTACTGAGTTGATGGTTGGTGAAGTCTTGACTCTTGAAGATGAAGACTTGATTGAAGAGTCTGATGTTCTCATCACTCTATCAAATAAAGGTTACATCAAACGTTTGGACCAAGACGAATTTACAGCTCAAAAACGTGGTGGACGTGGCGTTCAAGGAACTGGAGTTAAGGACGATGACTTTGTGCGTGAAT is a genomic window containing:
- the spxR gene encoding CBS-HotDog domain-containing transcription factor SpxR; the encoded protein is MSKHQEILAYLEELPVGKRVSVRSISNRLGVSDGTAYRAIKEAENRGLVETRPRSGTVRVKSKKVAIEKLTFAEIAEVTGSEVLAGQDGLDREFSKFSIGAMTEKNILSYLHDGGLVIVGDRTRIQLLALENENAVLVTGGFEVHEDVLESANKKNIPVLRSKHDTFTIATMINRALSNVQIKTDILTVEKIYRTSHEYGFLQETDTVKDYLDLVRKNRTSRFPVINQHQVVVGVVTMRDAGDKSPGTTIDKVMTRTVYMTGLATNIANVSQRMIAEDFEMVPVVRSNQTLLGVITRRDVMEKMSRSQVSALPTFSEQVGQKLSYHHDEVVITVEPFMLEKNGVLANGVLSEILTHMTQDLVVNSGRNLIIEQMLIYFLQAVQIDDILRIQARIIHHTRRSAIIDYDIYINHQIVSKANVTVKIN
- the ccdA2 gene encoding thiol-disulfide oxidoreductase-associated membrane protein CcdA2, translated to MESILFFISVFIAGVLSFFSPCIFPLLPVYAGVLLDDQEESKTFRFLGKDVAWSGLIRTLCFIAGISLIFFILGFGAGFLGNLLYADWFRYVMGIMIIILGLHQMEILHLQKLEVQKTVTFNQKQSSKYLSAFLLGISFSFGWTPCIGPVLSSVLALAASGGNGALQGALLTLIYTLGMALPFLVLALASGLVMPYFSRIKSHILLLKKIGGLLIVLMGILLMLGQLNVLSGILG
- a CDS encoding methionyl aminopeptidase, with amino-acid sequence MITLKSAREIEAMDKAGDFLASIHIGLRDIIKPGVDMWEVEEYVRRRCKEENFLPLQIGVDGAMMDYPYATCCSLNDEVAHAFPRHYILKEGDLLKVDMVLGGPIAKSDLNVSKLNFNNVEQMKKYTQNFTGGLADSCWAYAVGKPSEEIKNLMDVTKEAMYKGIEQAVVGNRIGDIGAAIQEYAESRGYGVVRDLVGHGVGPTMHEEPMVPNYGIAGRGLRLREGMVLTIEPMINTGDWEIDTDMKTGWAHKTIDGGLSCQYEHQFVITKDGPVILTSQGEEGTY
- the gyrA gene encoding DNA gyrase subunit A; translated protein: MQDKNLVNVNLTKEMKTSFIDYAMSVIVSRALPDVRDGLKPVHRRILYGMNELGVTPDKPHKKSARITGDVMGKYHPHGDSSIYEAMVRMAQWWSYRYMLVDGHGNFGSMDGDGAAAQRYTEARMSKIALEMLRDINKNTVDFVDNYDANEREPVVLPARFPNLLVNGATGIAVGMATNIPPHNLGETIDAVKLVMDNPEVTTKELMEVLPGPDFPTGALVMGKSGIHKAYETGKGSIVLRSRTEIEETKTGRERIVVTEFPYMVNKTKVHEHIVRLVQEKRIEGITAVRDESNREGVRFVIEVKRDASANVILNNLFKMTQMQTSFGFNMLAIQNGVPKILSLRQILDAYIEHQKEVVTRRTQFDKEKAEARAHILEGLLIALDHIDEVIRIIRASETDAEAQAELMSKFKLSERQSQAILDMRLRRLTGLERDKIQSEYDELIALIADLADILAKPERVAQIIKEELDEVKRKFGDPRRTELMVGEVLTLEDEDLIEESDVLITLSNKGYIKRLDQDEFTAQKRGGRGVQGTGVKDDDFVRELVSTSTHDHLLFFTNKGRVYRLKGYEIPEYGRTAKGLPVVNLLKLDEGESIQTIINVESERSDDAYLFFTTRAGIVKRTSVKEFANIRQNGLKALNLKDEDELINVLLTEKDTDIIIGTELGYAVRFNQSLVRSMSRIATGVKGVNLREGDAVVGARVITDQDEVLIITEKGYGKRTVATEYPTKGRAGKGMKTANVTEKNGPLAGLLTVKGDEDLMIITDTGVMIRTNVANISQTGRSTMGVKVMRLDQDAKIVTFTSVAAAEKEEVGAEQETESEA
- the sdbB gene encoding thiol-disulfide oxidoreductase-associated lipoprotein SdbB, yielding MKKIIYFGLSFLSLFLLIACGKEEKKSSQENPTTKTQQQTTVKQVAIGAEAPDFTLQSMDGKEVKLSDFKGKKVYLKFWASWCGPCKKSMPELMELAAKEDRGFEILSVIAPGLQGEKTVDQFPKWFEEQGYKDIPVLYDTKGAVFQAYQIRSIPTEYLIDSQGKIAKIQLGAISNADAEAAFAQMK
- a CDS encoding L-lactate dehydrogenase, whose product is MTLTKQHKKVILVGDGAVGSSYAFALVNQGIAQELGIIEIPQLFEKAVGDAEDLSHALAFTSPKKIYAAKYEDCADADLVVITAGAPQKPGETRLDLVGKNLAINKSIVEQVVASGFDGIFLVAANPVDVLTYSTWKFSGFPKERVIGSGTSLDSARFRQALAEKIGVDARSVHAYIMGEHGDSEFAVWSHANVAGVKLEQWLQANRDLDEADLVELFISVRDAAYSIINKKGATYYGIAVALARITKAILDDENAVLPLSVFQEGQYGVENVFIGQPAIVGAHGIVRPVNIPLNDAETQKMQASAKELQAIIDEAWKNPEFQAASKN